Proteins from a single region of Anastrepha ludens isolate Willacy chromosome 5, idAnaLude1.1, whole genome shotgun sequence:
- the LOC128864891 gene encoding putative nuclease HARBI1 → MDFYQKYGFPGAILCVDGTHIKIVAPAKDKFLYFNRKGYYSINAMIICDNKMRIRYVNAQYPGSNHDAHIWNVSSARNFFENKYLNGERNTWLLGDAGYALEPWLMTPFRSPTTGSVEGNYNKIHAKARNTIERAIGVFKNRFRCLLGARELYYEPMKVCQIVNVAAALHNICIHYRVVDDFSENVEENYFNQTYEPSPSTYTDVAIRIRESISSTLTRL, encoded by the exons ATGgacttttatcaaaaatatggaTTTCCTGGTGCGATTTTATGTGTAGACGGAACACACATTAAAATTGTTGCGCCAGCTAAGGACAAATTCCTGTATTTTAATCGTAAAGGGTACTATAGCATCAATGCTATGATT atATGCGATAATAAAATGAGAATTCGCTACGTGAATGCGCAGTATCCTGGCAGCAACCACGATGCTCATATTTGGAACGTAAGCAGCGcgcgaaatttttttgaaaataaatacctaAACGGCGAACGAAACACTTGGCTTTTGg GAGACGCTGGATATGCTCTAGAGCCATGGTTAATGACACCTTTTCGTTCACCTACAACAGGAAGCGTCGAAggaaactacaataaaatacaTGCAAAAGCCAGAAATACTATAGAAAGGGCCATAGGTGTATTTAAGAACCGATTCAGATGCCTTCTGGGTGCTCGTGAGCTTTATTATGAACCCATGAAGGTTTGCCAAATAGTAAACGTTGCCGCAGCATTGCACAATATTTGTATCCATTATCGCGTGGTTGatgatttttcagaaaatgttgaagaaaactattttaatcAAACGTATGAACCTTCTCCTTCAACATATACTGATGTAGCTATTCGGATAAGGGAATCTATATCTTCAACATTAACACGACTgtaa
- the LOC128864892 gene encoding uncharacterized protein LOC128864892 — translation MAHGFSKCSKEEASEFWKKVAEELNSMGPPQKDITSWKKVWLDWKAYIKRKLAENKIEQRATGGGRSRQHHFSEMEEAVIRLTALETTTNGIENTVSVGLPVAGDSEAEIGADVSMTSSNRSPALPRRISSVRKPTDTSTAEVLQDHFLLQKEFQEKTRAHYSIQEQKLEDICSGIRRLYLAMEKHYDLKNAEVEETHRHNQSMEDLINAKNSIKKQMLLVEQKSLNAITKNN, via the exons ATGGCACACGGCTTTTCAAAGTGCTCTAAGGAAGAAGCGTCTGAGTTTTGGAAAAAGGTGGCGGAGGAGCTTAACAGCATGGGCCCACCTCAGAAAGACATCACTAGCTGGAAAAAG GTATGGCTAGACTGGAAGGCGTATATTAAAAGGAAGCTAGCGGAAAACAAAATAGAACAGAGGGCTACTGGTGGCGGTCGAAGCAGGCAGCACCATTTCAGTGAAATGGAGGAAGCTGTCATCCGATTGACTGCACTAGAGACTACCACGAATGGAATTGAAAACACTGTGAGTGTTGGGCTACCTGTTGCAGGCGATTCTGAAGCTGAGATCGGGGCTGACGTGTCAATGACGTCATCGAACCGCAGTCCAGCACTTCCGAGACGTATTTCCTCTGTGCGCAAACCAACTGATACAAGTACAGCAGAAGTACTTCAAGAccattttttgcttcaaaagGAATTTCAGGAAAAGACCAGAGCACACTATTCAATACAGGAACAAAAGCTGGAAGATATTTGTTCCGGTATACGACGATTATACCTAGCAATGGAAAAGCACTACGACCTGAAGAATGCAGAAGTGGAAGAAACCCATAGGCACAACCAATCCATGGAAGATTTGATCAatgctaaaaattcaataaaaaaacaaatgttattaGTTGAGCAAAAAAGCTTAAATGCGATTACCAAAAACAACtga